A region of Candidatus Nezhaarchaeota archaeon DNA encodes the following proteins:
- the cdhD gene encoding CO dehydrogenase/acetyl-CoA synthase subunit delta: protein MSKSKDRDKDKIFDLFDLFSEAEELELEDVNIEAEELAIEFLPLVVQTMAKAAPEAAVALKRVIELKMEKFELPVMTYPGSIPEVKIGATKAEGGTRGKVIKVGGETCPPYYRFESPPKNRPIIALDVFDQPIVPLAGPVKASYKDVLDDPAEWAKKAIQVYGADLISLHLVSTDPTLKDTSVQEAAKTVERVLQAIDEPIIIGGSGNPQKDLQIFQYIGEITAGERLVFASATIDMDLEAVAKAMSKTKHNVVALAFMDINQAKELSRKLIGSGLPKDHLIIDPTTGALGYGIEYSFSVMERIRLSGLMGDESLQAPISCAATNAWAAREAWMKVDEWGPREYRGPLWEATTAIVGLLAGADMFMMMHPLAAKIVKGLAEILSKPKLDTKLEEINYSDWVKMKV, encoded by the coding sequence GTGAGCAAGAGCAAGGACAGGGACAAGGACAAGATCTTTGATCTCTTTGATTTATTTAGTGAGGCTGAGGAGCTGGAGCTAGAGGACGTAAACATAGAGGCTGAGGAGCTAGCTATAGAATTTCTTCCCTTAGTAGTGCAGACAATGGCTAAAGCTGCTCCTGAAGCTGCTGTTGCTTTAAAGAGAGTTATAGAGCTAAAAATGGAAAAATTTGAGCTACCCGTAATGACTTACCCAGGCTCAATACCAGAAGTTAAGATTGGAGCCACGAAAGCTGAAGGTGGCACGCGAGGCAAGGTGATAAAGGTAGGTGGAGAAACTTGCCCACCATACTATAGGTTTGAAAGCCCACCAAAGAACAGGCCGATAATAGCTCTGGACGTCTTTGATCAACCAATAGTTCCACTAGCTGGTCCGGTTAAGGCATCATATAAGGACGTCCTAGACGATCCTGCTGAGTGGGCTAAGAAGGCCATTCAAGTCTATGGTGCAGACTTGATTTCACTACACTTAGTGAGTACAGATCCCACATTGAAGGACACATCAGTTCAAGAAGCAGCTAAGACTGTTGAAAGAGTTCTTCAAGCAATTGATGAACCAATAATTATTGGAGGCTCTGGAAATCCGCAGAAGGACCTTCAGATCTTCCAGTACATAGGTGAGATAACTGCTGGAGAAAGATTAGTCTTTGCTTCAGCCACCATCGACATGGACCTTGAAGCCGTAGCAAAAGCTATGTCAAAGACAAAGCACAATGTTGTGGCATTAGCCTTCATGGATATAAACCAAGCAAAGGAACTTTCACGAAAGCTTATTGGGTCCGGTTTACCGAAGGACCACCTAATAATAGATCCAACAACTGGAGCGCTCGGGTATGGCATTGAATACTCCTTCAGTGTAATGGAGAGAATTAGGCTATCAGGTTTAATGGGTGACGAATCTCTCCAAGCACCAATTTCATGTGCAGCAACAAATGCTTGGGCGGCTAGAGAAGCATGGATGAAGGTTGATGAGTGGGGGCCAAGAGAGTATAGAGGGCCATTGTGGGAAGCAACGACAGCGATAGTAGGGTTGCTAGCTGGAGCAGACATGTTTATGATGATGCATCCACTCGCAGCAAAGATAGTTAAGGGTTTAGCTGAGATACTATCAAAGCCTAAGCTCGATACTAAGCTTGAGGAGATTAATTATAGTGATTGGGTTAAAATGAAGGTGTAA
- the cdhC gene encoding CO dehydrogenase/CO-methylating acetyl-CoA synthase complex subunit beta: MSFEGFPVEVSPIYEGERIRREDMYAEFGGGAVPYKFELVLAAPMEEVEDETVKVIGPDLTELKEGGSYPIGILIKVAGAKIEKDLEPVIERRIHLYTNYIEGVMHLNQRYDIWIRISKKSFKKGLTSLVWWGKALIRLFKAEMPFIEKIEVNFITDPEKVKEWYAKALEIYNARDARARAIKDEDVDTFYGCVLCQSFAPQHVCVITPNRVSLCGALTWFDARAAANIDPKGPNFPIPKGKCLDPIKGEYEGVNEVVSKRSLGAVKRVFLYSMFDYPHTSCGCFECIAFYIPEVDGVGFAHRGFKGAAVNGLPFSAMAAQTGGGIQTVGFLGVGIEYFRSPKFFQADGGWNRVVWMPSDLKERVKDAIPPELRDKIATEKEAKNIEELKKFLLEKNHPLAAKIREKEAALAPPPVEKPPEAVPAPAAAPVAEVTGIPVGAVPVAAGGGVKIILQGARITIKKLIIKRAEKK; encoded by the coding sequence ATGTCATTTGAGGGCTTCCCAGTCGAAGTGAGCCCCATATACGAAGGAGAGAGAATTAGAAGAGAGGACATGTACGCCGAGTTTGGTGGAGGCGCAGTTCCCTACAAGTTTGAGCTTGTACTAGCGGCCCCAATGGAGGAAGTTGAGGATGAAACAGTGAAGGTGATAGGTCCAGATCTAACTGAGCTTAAAGAGGGTGGAAGCTATCCAATTGGCATATTAATTAAGGTTGCGGGGGCAAAGATAGAGAAGGACTTGGAACCAGTCATCGAGAGGAGGATACATTTATACACGAACTACATAGAGGGCGTGATGCATCTAAACCAAAGATATGACATCTGGATCAGAATTAGCAAGAAGTCCTTCAAGAAGGGTTTAACGAGCTTAGTATGGTGGGGTAAAGCTCTCATAAGGCTATTCAAGGCAGAAATGCCGTTTATAGAGAAGATTGAGGTCAACTTCATAACTGATCCAGAGAAGGTTAAAGAGTGGTACGCCAAAGCTCTCGAGATTTATAATGCTAGGGATGCGAGAGCTAGAGCTATAAAGGATGAGGATGTTGACACGTTTTATGGTTGCGTTTTGTGCCAGTCATTTGCTCCACAACACGTCTGCGTTATAACTCCAAACAGGGTATCGCTATGCGGTGCATTAACATGGTTCGATGCTAGGGCTGCAGCAAATATAGACCCTAAAGGACCAAACTTCCCAATACCAAAGGGTAAATGCTTAGACCCAATAAAAGGTGAGTATGAAGGGGTAAACGAGGTTGTATCTAAGAGATCTCTGGGAGCAGTAAAGAGGGTCTTCCTATACTCAATGTTCGATTACCCACACACGTCATGTGGATGCTTTGAATGCATAGCATTCTATATACCAGAAGTTGACGGAGTGGGCTTTGCTCATCGAGGCTTCAAAGGGGCAGCAGTAAATGGATTGCCATTTTCAGCAATGGCTGCACAGACAGGTGGTGGCATACAAACAGTCGGTTTCCTCGGAGTTGGTATTGAGTACTTCAGGTCACCAAAGTTCTTCCAAGCCGATGGAGGGTGGAACAGAGTCGTCTGGATGCCATCAGATCTAAAGGAGAGGGTCAAGGATGCCATACCACCAGAGCTCCGTGATAAGATAGCGACCGAGAAGGAAGCTAAGAACATAGAAGAGTTAAAGAAGTTCCTTCTCGAGAAGAATCATCCACTTGCAGCTAAGATAAGAGAGAAGGAGGCTGCATTAGCCCCACCACCAGTAGAAAAGCCACCAGAAGCCGTTCCAGCTCCAGCTGCTGCACCAGTAGCTGAAGTGACTGGAATCCCAGTTGGTGCAGTACCTGTAGCAGCTGGTGGTGGAGTAAAGATAATCCTTCAAGGAGCAAGGATAACAATTAAGAAACTGATAATAAAAAGGGCTGAGAAGAAGTGA
- the cdhB gene encoding CO dehydrogenase/acetyl-CoA synthase complex subunit epsilon: MAMVVKPWQWGNVPGHEMATPVKGDVVAKLIKASKRPLVVVGGAALKEKWGDKLLIDFVAELAKAGMPVIATAHVYKALRDRGVEPAAIMSLADITNRLQDPAWSIDGKGPHDLIIYVGILYQFQSQMLSTLKSFTNLRTLSLDRYFQPNATFSMPNLRQEEWEQALNNVLTVLKP, encoded by the coding sequence ATGGCTATGGTTGTTAAGCCTTGGCAGTGGGGTAACGTTCCAGGACATGAGATGGCGACTCCAGTAAAAGGTGATGTAGTTGCCAAGCTAATAAAGGCATCAAAGAGACCTCTAGTGGTAGTAGGTGGAGCTGCTCTCAAGGAGAAATGGGGTGATAAGCTGCTAATCGACTTTGTGGCTGAATTAGCTAAAGCAGGGATGCCAGTAATTGCGACAGCTCACGTGTACAAGGCTCTGAGGGATAGAGGTGTGGAACCAGCTGCAATCATGAGCTTAGCCGACATAACGAACAGGCTACAGGACCCGGCCTGGAGCATAGATGGTAAGGGACCTCATGACCTCATCATTTATGTAGGCATCTTGTATCAGTTTCAGTCACAGATGCTTTCAACACTAAAAAGCTTCACAAACCTAAGAACGCTATCACTTGATAGGTACTTCCAACCCAACGCAACCTTTTCAATGCCTAATTTAAGGCAGGAAGAATGGGAGCAAGCCTTAAATAATGTACTCACAGTTTTAAAACCTTAG
- the cdhA gene encoding CO dehydrogenase/acetyl-CoA synthase complex subunit alpha, with product MAEKGPLKLSAKELRSDLVHAKDVEVLIGRMAMEEEWEPLGPTPFPHISTLRSWDHMLLSRYKPFYAPVCDYCCLCTYGKCDLSKGKLGACGIDMKGQTARIVLIACCIGASTHLAHARHMVDHLIEKYGEDYPLNLGQDVAIEMPIARLITGIKPKTLGDLAYLLNYAEQQVTQCLAATHTGQEGSYLDFESKALHVSMIDHLALEIADVAQIVSFNFPKGDPNAPLTWIGLGVLDLSKPVVLCVGHNVSAGIEVIDYLEKAGLGGPGETVEVAGLCCTAHDITRYRDQAKIVGPITDQVRIVRAGAADALLLDEQCIRTNLLFEAQKVKTPVIAASDKAAYGLMDASELPVEKIVDLLVSGKVPGVFLPDLEKAGAVTAITAIRMAPIRQKFKAIPDISQIQSIAASCTFCGSCRRNCPIDLPIDQAIFNAKKGDFQLLATLHDVCLGCARCEQACPKGIPGLTLIEAAAQHKIKTEKYRIRVGRGPILDTEIREVGSPIVLGEIPGVIAYVGCANYPNGGREVALMAREFARRGFIITLSGCSAMVASYVKNEEGKTIYEEFPGSFDRGGVVNVGSCVANAHIAGAAIKIANIFAKRPLRANYEEIADYILNRVGAVGVAWGAYSQKAAAIATGFNRLGVPVIIGPQGAKYRRLYLGRAEDNAAFTVYDARTGERVWVGPAPEHLIVALETMEECMVWTAKLCIRPNDTTKGRMIKLTHYVDLYKRIYGRLPPDLHLFVRSEADIPITFKNEIMQHLKEVGWKSWEKPSIDPTLLKRLVKAQG from the coding sequence ATGGCTGAGAAGGGTCCATTGAAGCTATCTGCTAAGGAATTGAGGAGTGACTTAGTGCACGCTAAGGATGTGGAGGTACTCATAGGAAGAATGGCAATGGAGGAGGAGTGGGAGCCGCTGGGACCAACACCCTTCCCGCATATATCGACGTTGAGATCTTGGGATCACATGCTGTTAAGCCGTTACAAACCCTTCTACGCCCCTGTGTGTGATTACTGTTGTCTCTGTACTTACGGTAAGTGCGACTTATCCAAGGGTAAATTAGGAGCATGCGGCATCGACATGAAGGGTCAGACAGCCAGGATCGTCTTAATTGCGTGTTGCATTGGGGCATCAACACACCTAGCACATGCCAGGCACATGGTCGACCACCTCATTGAGAAGTATGGTGAGGATTATCCATTAAATTTAGGACAAGATGTAGCGATTGAAATGCCTATTGCTAGGCTTATAACTGGTATCAAGCCTAAAACTCTAGGTGACTTAGCCTACTTGCTTAACTATGCCGAGCAACAAGTAACTCAGTGTCTAGCTGCAACCCATACAGGTCAAGAAGGCAGCTACTTAGACTTTGAATCGAAGGCACTACACGTTAGCATGATAGACCACTTAGCCCTTGAGATAGCAGATGTGGCTCAAATCGTGAGTTTCAACTTCCCCAAGGGAGACCCCAACGCACCATTAACCTGGATTGGGCTTGGAGTTCTTGATCTAAGTAAGCCAGTTGTACTGTGCGTAGGACATAACGTCTCCGCGGGAATAGAGGTCATAGACTACTTGGAGAAAGCTGGTCTAGGAGGACCTGGTGAGACTGTTGAAGTGGCAGGCTTATGCTGCACAGCTCATGACATTACAAGGTATAGAGACCAGGCAAAGATAGTTGGTCCAATAACCGATCAAGTTAGAATAGTGAGAGCAGGTGCAGCAGATGCCTTACTACTAGATGAACAATGCATTAGGACAAACTTATTGTTTGAGGCTCAGAAGGTCAAGACACCGGTAATAGCAGCTTCAGATAAGGCTGCATACGGCCTAATGGATGCAAGTGAACTTCCAGTAGAAAAGATAGTTGACCTATTAGTTAGTGGCAAGGTACCAGGAGTCTTCCTACCAGACTTAGAGAAGGCCGGGGCAGTAACTGCTATTACTGCTATAAGGATGGCACCAATAAGACAAAAGTTTAAAGCGATACCAGATATATCACAAATACAGTCCATCGCTGCCAGCTGTACCTTCTGTGGATCGTGTAGAAGAAATTGCCCAATAGACTTACCAATAGACCAAGCAATATTTAATGCTAAGAAGGGCGACTTTCAGCTTCTCGCTACACTACACGATGTGTGCTTAGGATGTGCTAGATGCGAACAAGCTTGTCCAAAGGGAATACCGGGGTTAACACTCATAGAGGCTGCTGCTCAACATAAAATAAAAACTGAAAAGTATAGGATAAGGGTTGGAAGAGGACCAATACTCGACACCGAGATTAGGGAGGTTGGCTCACCAATAGTTTTAGGTGAGATACCTGGAGTAATTGCCTATGTTGGATGCGCTAACTACCCCAATGGTGGTAGGGAAGTCGCACTAATGGCTAGGGAATTTGCTAGAAGAGGCTTCATTATAACGCTTTCGGGATGCTCTGCTATGGTTGCATCCTACGTAAAGAATGAAGAGGGCAAGACGATATATGAAGAGTTTCCAGGCTCATTTGATAGAGGTGGAGTCGTCAACGTAGGCTCATGCGTAGCTAATGCTCACATAGCGGGTGCAGCCATAAAGATAGCAAACATATTTGCTAAGAGGCCACTAAGAGCAAACTATGAGGAGATAGCAGACTACATACTGAATAGAGTTGGAGCGGTTGGAGTTGCATGGGGCGCTTACTCGCAGAAGGCTGCTGCAATTGCAACCGGTTTTAATAGGTTAGGAGTCCCAGTAATAATCGGACCTCAAGGAGCTAAGTACAGAAGACTATACCTTGGTAGGGCGGAAGACAATGCGGCCTTCACCGTATACGATGCAAGGACTGGAGAGAGAGTTTGGGTTGGACCAGCACCAGAACATCTAATTGTAGCCTTAGAGACCATGGAGGAGTGCATGGTGTGGACAGCCAAGTTGTGCATAAGGCCAAACGATACAACTAAGGGCAGGATGATTAAGCTTACACACTACGTTGACCTCTACAAGAGGATATATGGAAGGCTACCACCAGACTTGCATCTATTCGTTAGGTCTGAGGCAGACATACCAATCACGTTCAAGAACGAGATAATGCAGCACTTAAAGGAGGTTGGATGGAAATCGTGGGAGAAGCCATCAATAGATCCAACACTACTGAAGAGGTTAGTTAAAGCTCAAGGGTGA
- a CDS encoding trypsin-like peptidase domain-containing protein, with amino-acid sequence MSEDKVVEMLEKVSKSVVNVNTLRVFQDYFYQVVPVKGIGSGFIFDERGYILTNYHVIEDAERIVVTLVDGRTFKARLVGGYRGLDIAVIEIEADNLIAAKLGDSDRVRVGQRVFAIGNPLGLAGGPTVTSGIVSAIRRTIYSDRGIFRDLIQTDAAINPGNSGGPLVNIDGEVIGINTAIIPYAQGIGFAIPINAAKEVANEIIMYGYYAKPWLGIAGINLSRQIATYYDLPVERGVLVINVVPGSPAHRAGIERGDIIVEFDGKRIDKMEDLQKILSEKRHGCECEGVIVRGSRRYRVKVTLEREP; translated from the coding sequence ATGAGCGAGGATAAAGTTGTTGAGATGCTTGAGAAAGTAAGTAAAAGTGTTGTGAATGTTAATACTCTAAGGGTCTTCCAAGATTACTTTTACCAAGTCGTCCCCGTTAAAGGTATTGGATCTGGCTTTATATTTGACGAGAGAGGTTACATCTTGACTAACTATCATGTTATTGAGGACGCTGAGAGAATAGTTGTTACTTTAGTGGATGGGCGCACTTTTAAGGCTAGGCTTGTTGGGGGGTATAGGGGTCTCGACATAGCTGTAATAGAGATAGAAGCTGATAACCTCATTGCAGCCAAACTTGGGGACTCAGATAGAGTTAGAGTTGGGCAAAGAGTCTTTGCTATTGGAAACCCTCTAGGCCTAGCTGGTGGGCCAACAGTAACCTCTGGAATAGTGAGCGCCATTAGAAGGACCATTTACTCTGATAGGGGGATCTTTAGAGACCTCATACAAACTGATGCTGCTATAAACCCTGGAAACTCCGGTGGGCCATTAGTAAATATTGATGGCGAGGTCATAGGCATAAATACAGCTATAATTCCGTACGCGCAGGGTATAGGTTTCGCCATACCCATAAATGCTGCTAAGGAGGTTGCCAATGAGATAATAATGTATGGCTATTACGCTAAGCCTTGGCTTGGGATAGCAGGCATAAACCTAAGCAGGCAGATAGCCACATACTATGACTTGCCCGTTGAGCGAGGTGTGCTTGTAATTAATGTTGTACCGGGTAGCCCAGCTCATAGAGCTGGTATAGAGCGAGGTGACATAATAGTTGAGTTCGATGGTAAACGTATTGACAAGATGGAAGATTTGCAGAAAATTTTATCCGAAAAGAGGCATGGCTGTGAGTGTGAAGGTGTTATAGTTCGAGGTTCAAGGAGATATAGAGTAAAGGTTACGCTCGAGAGAGAACCCTAA
- a CDS encoding nucleotidyltransferase domain-containing protein, with translation MSFDIYIEEGLRALRAMKSYMEIAKRVKEMALRYAPDAKIYVFGSAVEGRYTAASDIDILIATNIDREKAYQMKAAIYKEIDAPVQLHVVNTSQIQWYAKFTNKLIEV, from the coding sequence ATGAGCTTTGACATTTACATCGAAGAAGGGTTAAGAGCCTTAAGGGCTATGAAGAGCTACATGGAGATAGCGAAGAGGGTGAAGGAAATGGCTCTAAGATATGCACCTGATGCTAAGATATACGTGTTCGGATCAGCTGTCGAGGGAAGGTATACAGCAGCTAGCGACATAGACATACTGATAGCAACTAACATAGATAGAGAAAAGGCCTACCAAATGAAGGCAGCCATCTATAAGGAGATAGATGCACCAGTACAGTTACATGTGGTAAACACATCCCAAATACAATGGTACGCTAAGTTCACAAATAAGCTAATTGAAGTTTAG
- a CDS encoding HEPN domain-containing protein, which translates to MSFEEAYVMRERAKAFLKNAQRLLEEGVYDLAAFNVEQYCQLMLKYKLLVKTGTYPRTHSIIRLTRELSKIDGRASRVLQDIVIVTKIEDAYIGSRYLPRRYEKEEVEAMLKYAKEVFEVVLDEL; encoded by the coding sequence ATGAGCTTTGAGGAAGCATACGTCATGAGGGAGAGGGCGAAGGCTTTCCTCAAGAATGCGCAGAGGTTGCTTGAAGAGGGGGTCTATGACCTTGCAGCCTTCAACGTAGAGCAGTACTGTCAACTAATGTTGAAGTATAAGCTACTTGTGAAGACGGGGACTTATCCTAGAACCCATTCAATCATAAGGCTTACGAGAGAGCTTTCTAAGATAGATGGCAGAGCTAGTAGGGTGCTCCAAGACATTGTCATAGTGACAAAGATAGAGGACGCGTACATAGGTTCGAGGTATCTACCACGTAGGTACGAGAAGGAGGAAGTGGAAGCTATGCTTAAGTATGCCAAAGAAGTTTTTGAGGTTGTACTCGATGAGCTTTGA
- a CDS encoding alpha/beta hydrolase gives MPRVKVDDVNIYYEVKGQGDPLIMVMGLAGNVDWWDPRMISELSKYFKLILFDNRGAGRSDMGQKPFSIKLFADDTAGLMNALGIPKANVLGFSMGGMIAQELVLNYPEKVKKLILCSTFCGTKRGILPPPQPFPIDDLEANPRRAAEFMAWTIFTEEFIRNNPQAFEGMVQRILKAPISKKAFLQQFYAIMQFDTYDRLPQIRVPTLIIHGKKDILLPVENASILASTIPNAKLIILENSGHGLAEEMDELITSIINFLRNSAH, from the coding sequence ATGCCGAGGGTAAAAGTAGATGACGTTAACATATATTACGAAGTTAAAGGGCAAGGAGATCCCTTGATCATGGTAATGGGGTTGGCAGGGAATGTGGACTGGTGGGATCCACGAATGATCTCTGAGCTTTCAAAGTACTTCAAGTTGATATTGTTTGATAATAGAGGTGCTGGACGTAGTGATATGGGTCAAAAACCTTTCTCAATCAAGCTATTCGCTGACGACACCGCTGGCTTAATGAATGCACTAGGTATCCCTAAAGCCAACGTATTAGGTTTCTCGATGGGAGGAATGATAGCTCAAGAGCTTGTACTCAACTATCCTGAAAAAGTTAAAAAGCTAATTCTCTGCTCAACCTTCTGCGGCACAAAACGAGGGATCCTCCCACCCCCACAACCCTTCCCCATAGATGATCTTGAGGCAAATCCACGAAGAGCAGCAGAATTCATGGCCTGGACTATCTTCACAGAGGAGTTCATTAGGAACAACCCTCAAGCTTTTGAGGGCATGGTTCAGCGAATACTTAAAGCTCCAATATCAAAGAAGGCATTTTTGCAGCAGTTCTACGCCATAATGCAATTTGACACGTATGACAGGCTACCACAAATAAGAGTACCTACACTAATAATTCATGGCAAGAAGGACATACTTTTACCGGTTGAAAACGCCTCAATACTAGCCAGTACGATACCCAATGCTAAGCTAATTATACTAGAAAACTCTGGACATGGACTTGCGGAGGAAATGGATGAACTAATTACGTCTATAATCAACTTCTTGCGCAATTCAGCTCACTAG
- a CDS encoding Lrp/AsnC family transcriptional regulator yields MRPLDEKDLAIVSLYSQRVEISQEEIARELKISQPAVAMRVKRLKSLGVLQFRAGVDPLKMGLHLAKVDVSAISASRVLSKFKDCPYFIGGFITTGRNNLCLLFMAEDISTLESIVDNHLRVEEGVQEVEFNVIVSVINGFIAPFKLFTKVGERQPCGSAIVCKDCKAFNEGLCRGCPALVSKR; encoded by the coding sequence ATGCGACCCTTAGATGAGAAGGACTTAGCAATAGTCTCTCTTTACTCACAAAGAGTTGAGATTTCACAGGAGGAGATAGCAAGAGAGCTAAAAATATCTCAACCAGCTGTCGCCATGAGGGTTAAAAGGTTAAAGAGTTTGGGGGTTCTTCAATTTAGGGCTGGGGTAGATCCATTAAAGATGGGCTTGCACCTAGCAAAAGTCGACGTCTCGGCTATAAGTGCTAGTAGGGTGCTCTCAAAGTTTAAAGACTGCCCATATTTCATAGGTGGCTTCATAACAACAGGGAGAAACAATCTATGCTTACTCTTCATGGCTGAAGACATATCTACACTCGAATCCATAGTGGACAATCACCTAAGAGTTGAAGAAGGAGTGCAAGAAGTGGAGTTTAACGTTATAGTATCAGTTATAAACGGCTTCATAGCACCATTCAAGCTCTTCACAAAGGTTGGAGAAAGACAGCCATGTGGGAGTGCAATAGTTTGTAAGGATTGCAAGGCATTTAATGAGGGGCTGTGCAGAGGGTGCCCAGCTCTAGTAAGTAAAAGGTAG
- a CDS encoding 4Fe-4S binding protein translates to MSRRVVRRIVRIDESKCDGCGLCVSACPEGALKIVNGKARLVNEALCDGLGACIRECPRGAIVFEEREAEPFELGGEREGLVERAHEQLVTARLNWPIKLELINPRSPAISGKQLIIVADCVPFVYSTFKRDYSGGFVASGCPIFGDNSLYRDKIAGMLKRNEVPSLKVVRMEVPCCSRLTSIVAEALRLSGKRINLEENVIGIDGAFMSKQILEVS, encoded by the coding sequence ATGTCGAGGAGGGTTGTTAGGAGGATAGTTAGAATTGATGAGAGTAAGTGTGATGGTTGTGGGCTTTGCGTATCAGCTTGCCCAGAAGGTGCTCTAAAGATTGTTAATGGCAAGGCTAGGCTCGTTAATGAGGCTCTATGCGATGGACTGGGTGCTTGTATTAGGGAGTGCCCAAGAGGGGCTATCGTGTTCGAGGAGCGTGAAGCTGAGCCTTTTGAGCTTGGGGGAGAGCGTGAGGGGCTTGTTGAGCGTGCTCACGAACAATTGGTTACTGCAAGGTTGAATTGGCCTATTAAGCTTGAGCTTATTAATCCTCGATCACCGGCTATAAGTGGAAAGCAGCTGATCATTGTTGCTGATTGTGTCCCCTTCGTTTACTCCACGTTCAAGAGGGACTATTCAGGAGGATTTGTCGCTTCTGGCTGCCCAATATTTGGTGATAACTCCTTATATCGAGACAAGATAGCTGGCATGTTGAAGCGAAACGAGGTCCCATCATTGAAGGTTGTTAGGATGGAAGTTCCATGCTGTTCTAGGCTCACGAGCATAGTTGCTGAGGCGCTAAGATTATCTGGGAAAAGGATTAACTTGGAGGAGAATGTGATAGGAATCGATGGAGCCTTCATGAGTAAGCAGATATTGGAGGTGAGCTAA
- a CDS encoding NADH-quinone oxidoreductase subunit H, producing the protein MPYDIVFEAIVYPGIMFLGLVVWLTQWYHRKVYARMQNRIGPLHTGPIGILQPIADYIKLFFKEDISTEGSSPKLTVALLSIAIGSLVTLTLMLPIVPFRPIAADYDVMLAMYLLVWPTIAIALIGLLTPNPFSAIGSSRVFSMTLAYEVTFVAATLTPIILSSRLHNSNYSLYYSSLNAWKLWLNPYTVVPMILALIAVLLSLQCKLLLKPFDIPEAETEVVAGPFTEYSGFKLALILGLHDVEMVVGSLLITMLFFGGLAPLAWLPWYVALIIVVAEYVIVVTVLTWIKAITARLRIDQALTIFWKYILPMAVAALVLSVLLPSSVI; encoded by the coding sequence GTGCCCTACGACATAGTGTTCGAGGCGATAGTTTATCCAGGTATCATGTTCCTAGGCTTAGTTGTTTGGCTAACTCAATGGTATCACAGGAAAGTGTATGCACGCATGCAGAACAGGATAGGCCCCCTACACACTGGACCTATAGGGATTTTGCAACCGATAGCAGACTACATTAAGCTCTTCTTCAAGGAAGATATCTCAACTGAAGGCTCCAGCCCTAAACTGACGGTAGCTCTTCTATCAATAGCCATAGGCTCCCTCGTAACGTTAACTCTCATGCTGCCCATAGTGCCCTTCCGCCCAATAGCAGCTGATTACGACGTGATGCTAGCAATGTACCTGCTTGTCTGGCCAACGATAGCAATAGCACTAATTGGACTGTTAACACCTAACCCATTTAGTGCCATAGGGTCATCGAGGGTCTTTAGCATGACCCTTGCCTATGAGGTCACCTTCGTAGCTGCTACACTAACGCCAATAATTCTATCAAGTAGACTGCATAACTCCAACTACTCGCTCTATTACTCTAGCTTAAATGCTTGGAAGTTATGGTTAAACCCCTACACTGTTGTACCAATGATATTGGCCCTAATAGCAGTCCTTCTATCACTTCAATGCAAACTCCTATTGAAGCCATTCGACATACCTGAAGCAGAGACAGAAGTTGTCGCGGGGCCTTTCACTGAGTACTCAGGCTTCAAGCTGGCATTAATTCTTGGGCTCCATGACGTGGAGATGGTTGTAGGCTCACTATTAATAACGATGCTCTTCTTTGGCGGACTAGCACCATTAGCCTGGCTACCTTGGTATGTAGCGCTCATAATAGTGGTTGCGGAATACGTGATTGTAGTGACAGTATTAACATGGATTAAAGCTATAACAGCAAGGCTGAGAATAGACCAAGCCCTAACGATATTCTGGAAGTACATACTCCCAATGGCCGTAGCAGCCCTTGTACTATCCGTCTTACTACCATCATCAGTAATCTAG